Proteins encoded within one genomic window of Haematobia irritans isolate KBUSLIRL chromosome 5, ASM5000362v1, whole genome shotgun sequence:
- the LOC142239182 gene encoding uncharacterized protein LOC142239182, with product MENMREIVKTLPDYEDDVPMSDEEREILENNVAPVLREPLPAIEQVPDVGMTPVVASSQEVVPTQKVVPPSGADTAPAEVSATKAAESSSSPTGTAQRNSDSSPKLHLNNCVLCRRKHNLRSCRRFLKMRLEQRLRTVVLHRVCSNCLGRSHMRSTCNSRERCRECGESHHTLLHSFEQQQRPSAPSSDLSKRKSNSSSSVNSSAYCITNTAPISGPMLVLQPTVTLGPTIVLLLVLSDRRIPVRAVLDPCAGYSMICSSLALSLRLVSAMTSHDAFCPLVAVSRHNAESKLVFSARVTDLTRVVTPSSSAPDTIREHFECLQLADPRFYRPSGVGLVLGPDVYARVLKTRIFSSPGFPLAQLTMFGWIVSGQCQP from the coding sequence ATGGAAAATATGAGGGAAATTGTTAAGACTCTCCCTGACTACGAGGATGACGTCCCGATGTCCGATGAGGAAAGAgagattttagaaaataatgttGCACCGGTTCTTCGCGAGCCGTTACCAGCCATCGAGCAGGTCCCTGACGTCGGGATGACCCCAGTCGTCGCCTCTTCACAAGAGGTAGTACCGACACAAAAAGTTGTCCCTCCGTCGGGGGCTGATACGGCTCCAGCTGAAGTATCTGCAACTAAGGCAGCAGAATCTTCGTCTTCCCCTACGGGGACTGCCCAAAGAAATTCGGACTCGAGCCCAAAGCTTCATTTAAACAATTGTGTGTTATGCAGGCGGAAGCATAATCTACGGTCGTGCCGCAGGTTCTTGAAAATGCGGTTGGAGCAAAGGCTGCGCACCGTAGTTCTTCATCGGGTGTGCTCCAACTGTCTGGGCAGGTCACACATGCGATCGACCTGCAATAGTCGCGAAAGGTGTCGCGAATGCGGAGAGAGCCACCATACGCTTCTGCACTCCTTCGAGCAACAACAACGTCCTTCCGCTCCATCGTCCGATTTGTCTAAGAGAAAGTCAAATTCAAGTTCGTCCGTTAACTCGTCGGCGTACTGTATCACGAATACCGCTCCCATATCTGGTCCGATGTTGGTTCTACAACCAACCGTCACGCTTGGTCCCACTATAGTCCTCTTGCTTGTCTTGTCCGATCGTCGAATTCCTGTCCGAGCTGTCCTCGACCCGTGTGCGGGGTACAGTATGATTTGTAGTAGTTTAGCTCTCAGCCTACGGCTTGTCTCAGCGATGACGTCGCATGACGCATTTTGTCCGCTTGTTGCTGTCTCCCGACACAATGCAGAAAGTAAATTGGTTTTTTCTGCCCGGGTAACAGACCTGACCCGTGTTGTCACCCCATCGTCGTCGGCTCCAGATACGATACGGGAACATTTCGAGTGTCTCCAGCTGGCCGACCCAAGGTTTTACCGTCCTTCCGGGGTGGGGTTGGTTCTAGGGCCCGATGTCTACGCACGGGTTCTAAAGACACGAATATTTTCGAGTCCTGGATTCCCATTGGCGCAGCTAACGATGTTTGGCTGGATAGTATCAGGTCAATGCCAACCATAA